One region of Streptococcus salivarius genomic DNA includes:
- a CDS encoding ABC transporter permease has protein sequence MIISSIYQGLLYGILGLGIYMTFRILDFPDLTTEGSFPLGGAVAVTLMNFGWNPILATLVAVLAGCGAGLVTGLLYTKGEIPTILAGILVMTSLNSVMLMIMGRANLGLLDIKTIQDLLPFSKDYNLLIVGLIAVTIVITALIAFLNTRLGQAYIATGDNRDMAKSFGINTDNMEVMGLVISNGIIALSGALISQQDGYADVSKGIGVIVIGLASIIIGEVLYATNLTLLERLIAICIGSILYQFLLTAVIALGFNTNYLKLFSAIVLAICLISPVLRRKFFKGVTLSR, from the coding sequence ATGATTATTTCATCTATTTATCAGGGGCTTCTATACGGAATCCTAGGTCTTGGGATTTACATGACTTTCCGTATCTTGGATTTTCCTGATTTGACAACAGAAGGTTCCTTCCCTCTTGGTGGGGCAGTAGCAGTAACCCTTATGAACTTTGGTTGGAACCCAATTTTAGCAACCTTGGTTGCCGTTTTGGCCGGCTGTGGTGCTGGACTTGTGACTGGTCTCCTCTATACTAAGGGAGAAATTCCTACTATTTTGGCAGGGATTTTGGTCATGACCTCTCTTAACTCAGTCATGCTTATGATTATGGGAAGGGCCAACTTGGGACTTCTTGATATTAAGACTATTCAAGATTTGCTTCCTTTCAGCAAGGACTACAATCTCTTGATTGTTGGTCTCATTGCTGTGACCATTGTTATCACTGCCTTGATTGCCTTTCTTAACACGCGCCTAGGTCAAGCTTATATTGCCACAGGTGATAATAGAGACATGGCCAAATCATTTGGTATCAACACAGACAATATGGAAGTGATGGGTCTTGTTATCTCAAACGGTATTATCGCTCTCTCAGGAGCCTTGATTAGCCAACAGGACGGTTATGCCGACGTTTCTAAAGGGATTGGGGTTATCGTCATTGGTCTTGCCAGCATTATCATTGGTGAGGTCCTTTATGCGACTAACTTGACTCTGTTGGAACGTTTGATTGCCATCTGTATTGGTTCAATCCTCTATCAGTTCCTTTTGACAGCGGTTATTGCTCTTGGCTTTAACACTAACTACCTCAAACTCTTTAGTGCAATTGTTTTGGCTATTTGTTTGATTTCGCCTGTCCTACGCCGAAAATTCTTTAAGGGGGTGACCTTATCACGATGA
- a CDS encoding ABC transporter ATP-binding protein, with translation MTAIVELKDATVKVNNGFDTEKTILDHVNLTIREGDFITILGGNGAGKSTLFNVIAGTLMLTSGQIFIMGEDVTALPAEKRAKYLSRVFQDPKMGTAPRMTVAENLLIAKYRGEKRGLKSRQIHLYTEEFQGLIERISNGLEKHLDTPAGLLSGGQRQALSLLMATLKRPELLLLDEHTAALDPKTSVALMELTDEFVTGDHLTALMITHHMEDALKYGNRLIVMKDGQIIKDLTKEEKGQLDITDYYAMFE, from the coding sequence ATGACAGCTATTGTAGAACTCAAAGATGCGACTGTTAAGGTCAATAACGGTTTTGACACCGAAAAAACAATCCTGGACCATGTTAATCTTACCATTAGAGAAGGTGACTTTATTACCATTCTCGGTGGAAATGGTGCCGGAAAATCAACCCTCTTCAACGTCATTGCAGGGACACTCATGTTGACCAGTGGTCAGATTTTCATCATGGGTGAAGATGTTACGGCTCTCCCTGCTGAGAAGCGTGCTAAGTACCTCTCACGAGTCTTCCAAGATCCTAAAATGGGGACAGCTCCTCGTATGACTGTTGCAGAAAACCTCTTGATTGCCAAATACCGTGGTGAAAAACGAGGGCTTAAATCACGCCAAATTCATCTCTACACAGAGGAATTTCAAGGTCTGATCGAACGTATCAGTAATGGTTTAGAAAAACACTTAGATACACCAGCAGGTCTCCTTTCAGGTGGTCAGCGTCAGGCTCTCAGTCTGTTGATGGCGACACTTAAACGTCCTGAGCTCTTGCTCTTAGATGAGCACACCGCAGCCCTGGATCCCAAGACCAGTGTAGCCCTCATGGAGTTGACTGATGAGTTTGTAACAGGTGACCATCTAACAGCCTTGATGATTACCCACCACATGGAAGATGCCCTAAAATATGGCAATCGTCTAATCGTTATGAAGGATGGTCAAATCATTAAAGACCTTACCAAGGAAGAAAAAGGCCAATTGGATATCACAGACTATTACGCTATGTTTGAGTAA
- a CDS encoding ribonuclease J — MSDIKIIALGGVRENAKNLYIVEINDSIFILDAGLKYPENEQLGVDFVIPNLDYLIENRDRIQGIFLTHGHADAIGALPYILQDVKAPVFGSSLTIELAKLFVKNAGVKKFNNFHVIDAETEIEFEDAEVSFFKTTHSIPESMGIVLGTDQGNIVYTGDFKFDQAARPYYKTDLGRLAEIGREGVLALLSDSANATSTEQTASEAEVGQEIDQVIADAEGRVIVAAVASNLVRIQQVFDSAADHGRRVVLTGFDVENIVRTAIRLKKLTVEHEKLIVKPKDMNKFEDHELIILENGRMGEPIDGLQKMAVGRHRYVQIKDGDLVYIVTTPSIAKEAVVARVNNAIYKAGGTVKMITQSLRVSGHANARELQLMINLLRPQYLFPIQGEYRDLQAHAELALEVGILPENIYIVKRGDIMHLSEDQGFLHEGAVPAGDVMIDGNAIGDVGNIVLRDRKVLSEDGIFIVAITVNKKERKIVSKARVNTRGFVYVKKSRDILREAADIVNATVENYLAGDSFDWGELKGAVRDDVAKFLFDQTKRRPAILPVVMEVR, encoded by the coding sequence ATGAGCGATATTAAAATTATTGCCCTAGGTGGAGTACGTGAAAATGCTAAGAACCTCTATATTGTTGAGATTAACGACTCTATCTTTATCTTGGATGCTGGTCTAAAGTATCCTGAAAATGAACAACTAGGTGTTGACTTTGTCATCCCTAACTTAGATTACTTGATTGAAAATAGAGATCGTATCCAAGGGATTTTCTTAACTCACGGACACGCCGATGCCATTGGTGCCCTACCTTATATCTTGCAAGACGTCAAAGCACCAGTTTTTGGATCATCACTCACAATCGAGTTAGCTAAACTTTTTGTCAAGAATGCTGGTGTTAAGAAATTCAATAATTTCCATGTTATTGACGCAGAAACTGAAATTGAATTTGAGGATGCTGAAGTTTCATTCTTCAAAACAACTCACTCAATTCCAGAATCAATGGGGATTGTTCTTGGTACTGACCAAGGCAATATTGTCTATACAGGTGACTTCAAGTTTGACCAAGCTGCCCGTCCTTACTACAAAACTGATTTAGGTCGTTTGGCTGAAATCGGACGTGAAGGTGTTTTGGCCCTCTTGTCAGACTCAGCAAATGCGACAAGTACGGAACAAACAGCTTCTGAAGCAGAAGTTGGCCAAGAAATTGACCAAGTAATTGCTGATGCAGAAGGACGTGTTATTGTTGCTGCAGTTGCCTCAAACTTGGTACGTATTCAACAAGTCTTTGATTCAGCTGCTGATCACGGACGTCGTGTTGTTCTTACTGGTTTTGACGTAGAAAATATTGTCCGCACAGCCATTCGTCTCAAAAAATTGACTGTGGAGCATGAGAAACTTATTGTCAAACCAAAAGACATGAACAAGTTCGAAGACCACGAGTTGATTATCCTCGAAAATGGTCGTATGGGTGAACCAATCGATGGCCTTCAAAAGATGGCTGTTGGTCGTCACCGTTACGTTCAAATCAAGGATGGAGATTTGGTTTATATCGTAACAACTCCAAGCATTGCTAAGGAAGCCGTAGTGGCACGTGTCAACAACGCTATCTATAAAGCTGGTGGAACTGTTAAGATGATTACTCAGAGCCTTCGTGTTTCTGGACATGCCAATGCTCGCGAACTTCAATTGATGATTAACCTCCTTCGTCCACAGTATCTCTTCCCTATTCAAGGGGAGTACCGTGACCTTCAAGCACATGCAGAGTTAGCCTTGGAAGTTGGTATTCTTCCAGAAAATATTTATATCGTTAAACGCGGTGACATCATGCACTTGTCTGAAGATCAAGGTTTCCTTCATGAAGGAGCTGTTCCAGCTGGTGATGTTATGATTGACGGTAATGCCATTGGTGATGTAGGTAATATCGTCCTTCGTGACCGTAAGGTCTTGTCTGAAGATGGTATCTTTATCGTAGCTATCACTGTTAACAAGAAGGAACGTAAGATTGTCTCTAAAGCGCGTGTGAATACACGTGGGTTCGTTTATGTGAAGAAGAGCCGTGACATTCTCCGTGAGGCTGCTGACATTGTCAATGCTACCGTTGAAAATTACTTGGCAGGAGACAGCTTCGACTGGGGTGAACTGAAAGGAGCCGTCCGCGACGATGTGGCTAAGTTCCTCTTTGACCAAACCAAACGTCGCCCAGCTATCCTTCCAGTAGTTATGGAAGTCCGCTAA
- a CDS encoding alpha/beta hydrolase has product MAFFQIEYSSDVLGQYRQVDVIYPDRDQIAETESDTDIPVLYLLHGMGGNHNSWAFRTNIQRLLRKTNLIVIMPNSENGWYTNTNYGVKYYDAIAKELPQVMQRFFPSMTKKREKTFIAGLSMGGYGSFKLALTTNNFACAGSFSGALGLSVEMITDETSESKEYWQGVFGDLEGKDIEQHKLVNLAKQHDKKTKFFAWCGLEDFLFDSQDKAVADLKALGLDIDYRTDHGRHEWYYWEKQLEAYLEWLPIDYVKEERLS; this is encoded by the coding sequence ATGGCTTTTTTTCAAATTGAATACTCATCAGATGTTCTAGGACAATACCGCCAAGTGGATGTCATCTATCCAGATCGTGATCAGATTGCTGAAACGGAAAGTGATACGGACATCCCAGTTCTCTATCTCCTTCATGGCATGGGGGGCAATCATAATTCTTGGGCCTTCCGTACCAATATTCAGCGTCTCCTTCGTAAGACTAATCTCATTGTTATTATGCCTAACTCTGAAAATGGCTGGTATACAAATACCAATTACGGGGTTAAGTATTACGATGCCATTGCTAAGGAGCTTCCTCAAGTCATGCAACGTTTCTTCCCTAGTATGACTAAGAAGCGTGAAAAGACCTTTATCGCTGGACTTTCTATGGGTGGCTATGGTTCTTTCAAACTAGCCTTAACGACAAATAACTTTGCTTGTGCGGGTTCCTTCTCTGGTGCCCTTGGATTATCAGTAGAGATGATTACAGATGAAACGAGTGAGTCTAAGGAATACTGGCAAGGTGTCTTTGGCGATTTGGAAGGAAAAGACATTGAGCAGCACAAATTGGTTAACCTAGCCAAACAACATGACAAGAAAACCAAATTCTTTGCCTGGTGTGGCCTTGAGGATTTCCTTTTTGATTCTCAAGATAAGGCAGTTGCTGATTTGAAGGCCCTTGGTTTAGACATTGACTACCGTACAGACCATGGAAGACATGAGTGGTATTATTGGGAAAAACAACTAGAAGCCTACTTAGAATGGTTACCTATTGATTACGTTAAAGAAGAACGCTTGTCTTAA
- a CDS encoding matrixin family metalloprotease, translated as MKKLFRVIFYIPKLLLQFIWNLIWAIFKLALVLALIGYGLVYYANNSSSTLATNINQAFHQVELGFSGTSTSDVEKVVSNLSTTDTIPESNGARWAQNTASIYIQSTDETLVAAYKEAITNWNNTGAFIFTLTDDASTADIVATDYSDANSQAAGLADTQTNVLTNRITHVDVKLNRYFLLNSDFGYTHKRIVNTAEHELGHAIGLDHDDSKTSVMQSAGSYYGIQQVDIDTVHALYAN; from the coding sequence ATGAAAAAATTATTCAGAGTAATCTTCTATATTCCCAAACTTCTTTTACAATTTATTTGGAATCTTATTTGGGCTATATTTAAACTTGCCCTAGTTCTAGCCCTTATTGGTTATGGACTCGTCTACTATGCCAATAATTCTTCAAGTACCTTAGCCACAAACATTAACCAAGCCTTTCATCAAGTAGAGCTAGGTTTTAGTGGTACCAGTACTAGTGACGTTGAGAAAGTTGTCTCTAACCTATCAACGACAGATACCATTCCAGAGTCTAATGGAGCTAGATGGGCGCAAAATACAGCTAGCATCTATATACAATCTACAGATGAAACCTTGGTAGCAGCTTATAAGGAAGCTATTACTAACTGGAATAACACGGGTGCTTTCATCTTTACTTTAACTGATGATGCCTCAACAGCTGATATTGTTGCGACTGACTATTCCGATGCGAATTCACAGGCAGCAGGTTTAGCAGACACTCAAACCAATGTTTTGACCAATCGCATCACTCATGTAGATGTGAAGTTGAACCGTTATTTCCTCTTGAATAGTGATTTTGGTTATACTCACAAGCGTATTGTGAATACGGCTGAACACGAATTGGGACATGCCATTGGCTTAGACCATGATGACTCTAAGACATCCGTTATGCAATCAGCTGGATCTTATTACGGGATTCAACAGGTGGATATTGATACGGTCCATGCTCTCTATGCAAATTAA
- a CDS encoding flavodoxin, producing MALAKIVYASMTGNTEEIADIVAKKLEELGHTVDVDECTTVDAADFEDADICIVATYTYGDGELPDEIVDFYEDLADLDLSGKIFGVVGSGDTFYDYFCHSVDEFENQFTFTGATKGADSVKVDLSAEDEDIENLEAFAEKVSEALA from the coding sequence ATGGCTTTAGCAAAAATCGTTTATGCCAGTATGACCGGTAACACGGAAGAAATCGCAGATATCGTTGCCAAAAAATTGGAAGAATTGGGTCACACTGTAGATGTAGACGAGTGTACAACGGTTGATGCCGCTGATTTTGAAGATGCGGACATCTGTATCGTAGCGACTTACACTTATGGTGATGGTGAGTTGCCAGATGAAATCGTTGACTTTTACGAAGATTTGGCTGACCTCGACTTGTCAGGTAAAATCTTTGGTGTTGTAGGTTCAGGAGATACCTTCTACGATTATTTCTGTCATTCAGTGGATGAGTTTGAAAATCAATTCACATTCACAGGGGCGACTAAGGGTGCTGATAGCGTCAAGGTTGACCTTTCTGCTGAAGATGAAGATATCGAAAATCTTGAAGCTTTCGCTGAAAAAGTTTCAGAAGCATTAGCATAA
- a CDS encoding ClC family H(+)/Cl(-) exchange transporter has product MNEIERDFRTQSQHLLWSVWRGLLVGVTAGAVVSLFRWLIAKGAAFSVAIYEDALHNPLLILGIVLVNLLIALFIGYLIKQEKDIKGSGIPHVEGELMGLLHPSWWSVLWRKFLGGVLGISMGLMLGREGPSIQLGAMTAKGLAKGLKLSAREKRVLIAAGAAAGLSAAFNAPIAGLLFVVEEVYHHFSRHVWVTALTASLVANAVSLRIFGQVPVLAMTEKLPVFPLKDYWILIVLGIFLGVLGYGYEWVVLRIGKVYQGLGKIFHLPSHFHGLLAVLFIIPIGLYFPHLLGGGNELILALNGLHPALTVAILYLAIRFIWSMLSFGSGFPGGIFLPILTLGALSGSVFAAAFENLGFLQVSQFPIFIILGMAGYFGAVSKAPLTAMILVTEMVGDLHQLMTIGVVTLIAYLVMDFMGGEPVYEAMLHNLIAHKPAQVDNIPTMIDLPVTDSLAGRLVKDLTLPDGVLISTQIFQDQSEVVHGDTRLKAGATLYLVVNESNISQVRKLFL; this is encoded by the coding sequence ATGAATGAAATAGAAAGAGATTTTAGGACGCAATCTCAGCATCTCCTTTGGTCCGTTTGGCGAGGTCTCTTAGTGGGGGTGACAGCAGGAGCAGTAGTCAGTCTTTTTCGTTGGTTAATTGCCAAAGGGGCTGCATTTTCTGTAGCTATTTACGAAGACGCCCTTCATAATCCACTTCTGATTCTGGGAATTGTACTTGTTAATCTCTTGATTGCCCTTTTTATTGGTTACCTTATTAAACAGGAAAAAGACATCAAGGGCTCAGGGATTCCTCACGTTGAAGGGGAACTGATGGGGCTTCTACATCCGTCCTGGTGGTCAGTTTTATGGCGTAAATTCCTAGGTGGAGTCCTTGGGATTTCAATGGGACTGATGTTGGGACGTGAGGGACCTAGCATTCAACTAGGTGCCATGACTGCTAAGGGATTAGCCAAGGGACTTAAGCTCTCTGCACGTGAGAAGCGTGTCTTGATTGCTGCAGGAGCAGCAGCAGGGTTATCAGCTGCCTTTAATGCCCCGATTGCCGGTCTTTTGTTTGTCGTCGAAGAAGTCTATCATCATTTCTCTCGTCATGTTTGGGTGACAGCTTTAACGGCATCTTTAGTAGCCAATGCTGTTTCCCTACGCATCTTTGGCCAGGTACCAGTCCTTGCTATGACAGAAAAATTACCCGTATTTCCTTTGAAGGATTATTGGATTCTTATTGTTTTGGGGATTTTTCTAGGTGTGCTTGGATACGGTTATGAGTGGGTTGTCTTACGTATTGGTAAGGTCTACCAAGGGTTAGGGAAAATCTTCCACTTGCCATCTCATTTTCATGGCCTCTTGGCAGTTCTGTTTATCATTCCTATTGGTCTTTATTTTCCACATCTTTTAGGTGGTGGGAATGAATTGATTCTTGCCCTAAATGGTTTACATCCTGCTCTAACTGTGGCTATCCTCTATTTGGCTATTCGCTTTATTTGGAGTATGTTGTCCTTTGGTTCAGGTTTTCCTGGTGGGATTTTCTTGCCGATTTTGACTCTAGGTGCTCTTTCTGGTAGCGTTTTTGCGGCAGCTTTTGAAAATCTAGGATTCTTACAAGTCAGTCAGTTCCCTATTTTTATCATTCTTGGTATGGCTGGTTATTTCGGTGCTGTATCTAAGGCGCCTCTCACTGCTATGATTTTAGTGACTGAGATGGTGGGTGACCTTCACCAATTGATGACAATTGGAGTCGTGACCCTGATTGCCTATCTAGTTATGGATTTCATGGGAGGAGAACCTGTCTATGAAGCCATGCTTCACAATCTAATAGCTCACAAACCAGCGCAAGTTGATAATATACCGACGATGATTGACTTACCGGTTACAGATAGTCTAGCTGGTCGATTGGTTAAGGATTTAACCTTACCTGATGGGGTTTTGATTTCCACTCAGATTTTTCAAGACCAGTCTGAGGTTGTTCATGGAGACACACGTCTAAAAGCAGGAGCAACCCTGTATCTGGTTGTTAATGAAAGTAATATCAGTCAGGTAAGAAAACTCTTTTTATAA
- a CDS encoding chorismate mutase, translated as MDLNEIRQQIDTVDNEIVALLEERMKLVTRVSAYKQRTGKAIYDPEREQALLDKVDASVLNPEYKEAIVASFADIMKHSRTYQASKLEEK; from the coding sequence ATGGACTTAAATGAGATTCGCCAACAGATTGATACCGTTGATAATGAGATTGTGGCTTTGTTGGAAGAACGTATGAAATTGGTAACTCGAGTAAGTGCTTATAAACAACGCACTGGAAAGGCGATTTATGATCCCGAACGAGAGCAAGCCTTGCTAGACAAAGTAGACGCTAGTGTTCTTAATCCCGAATATAAAGAAGCTATCGTCGCTAGTTTCGCGGATATTATGAAGCATTCACGTACTTATCAAGCAAGTAAGTTAGAAGAAAAGTAG
- a CDS encoding voltage-gated chloride channel family protein — translation MKVRQLSDSQGLSYLHLVMLSLYAILLGVLVGLIDAIFGRVLIGLSEFRDHHLFYLVPALPLASLLIVYLYQKFGGKAAQGMGLIFKVGHNEEDQVPLRLIPLVTVTTWLTHLFGGSAGREGVAVQLGATVSHAFSRYFKLPNASRIFLTMGMAAGFGGLFQTPIAATFFALEVLTLGQLSLPILVPTLIASFVASTTSHLLGLEKFSHFVSESLTIDLGTFIKLALLGLAFGLAGNLFAFLLSLAKKKVASLLPNPYYRVLLGSVVLTCLLLILWKGRYTGLGTNLIALSVGGGTIYPLDWLLKLLLTVFTLSLGFQGGEVTPLFAIGASLGAVLAPVLGLPIPLVAGLGYLSVFGSSTNTLLAPIFIGVEVFGPANALPYAIVMAFAYLINHKTSIYGQQKMLEMQ, via the coding sequence ATGAAAGTAAGACAATTAAGTGATAGTCAAGGTCTTTCTTACTTACATTTAGTAATGTTAAGTCTTTATGCAATCTTGTTAGGGGTACTGGTTGGACTGATTGATGCTATTTTTGGGCGCGTGCTGATAGGACTCTCGGAATTTCGTGACCACCATCTCTTTTATCTAGTCCCGGCACTTCCTTTGGCTAGTCTTTTGATAGTTTACCTTTACCAAAAGTTTGGGGGTAAGGCGGCACAAGGAATGGGCTTGATTTTCAAGGTTGGACATAATGAGGAGGATCAAGTCCCCCTAAGGTTAATTCCACTGGTGACTGTAACCACATGGCTGACCCACCTTTTCGGGGGTTCTGCAGGTCGTGAGGGAGTTGCTGTACAGCTGGGGGCCACAGTTTCTCATGCTTTTAGTCGCTATTTTAAGCTCCCGAATGCTTCACGTATTTTCTTGACCATGGGTATGGCAGCTGGTTTTGGAGGACTCTTCCAAACACCAATTGCTGCGACCTTCTTTGCGCTTGAGGTCTTGACCCTAGGACAGTTAAGTCTGCCAATCTTGGTACCGACTCTTATTGCATCTTTTGTGGCGAGTACGACAAGCCATCTCTTAGGTCTTGAAAAATTTAGCCACTTTGTATCTGAAAGTTTAACTATTGACCTTGGGACGTTTATTAAGTTAGCTCTTTTAGGTCTGGCCTTTGGTCTAGCAGGAAATCTCTTTGCTTTTCTCTTGTCACTAGCTAAAAAGAAAGTAGCAAGTCTGCTCCCAAATCCTTATTATCGTGTTCTCTTAGGAAGTGTCGTCTTAACCTGTCTTCTTTTGATTTTGTGGAAGGGACGTTATACAGGTCTTGGAACGAATTTGATTGCTTTAAGTGTTGGTGGTGGGACCATTTATCCATTGGATTGGCTCTTGAAATTGCTCTTGACCGTCTTTACCTTATCTCTTGGTTTCCAAGGAGGAGAAGTAACCCCTTTGTTTGCTATCGGAGCAAGTCTTGGTGCTGTTCTAGCACCAGTTCTAGGACTTCCAATTCCACTTGTAGCAGGTCTTGGCTATTTGTCTGTCTTTGGTAGCAGTACCAATACCCTTTTAGCACCTATTTTCATTGGCGTTGAAGTCTTTGGTCCCGCTAATGCACTCCCTTATGCGATTGTCATGGCTTTTGCTTATCTCATTAATCATAAGACGAGCATTTATGGACAACAAAAAATGCTAGAAATGCAATAA
- the rplS gene encoding 50S ribosomal protein L19 — protein sequence MNPLIQSLTEGQLRTDIPSFRPGDTVRVHAKVVEGTRERIQIFEGVVISRKGQGISEMYTVRKISSGIGVERTFPIHTPRVEKIEVVRYGKVRRAKLYYLRALQGKAARIKEIRK from the coding sequence ATGAATCCATTGATCCAAAGTTTGACAGAAGGTCAACTTCGTACTGACATCCCATCATTCCGTCCTGGTGACACTGTTCGCGTTCACGCGAAAGTTGTCGAAGGAACTCGCGAACGTATCCAGATTTTTGAAGGTGTAGTTATTTCACGCAAAGGTCAAGGGATCTCAGAAATGTACACAGTTCGTAAAATTTCAAGCGGTATCGGTGTAGAACGTACTTTCCCAATCCACACTCCACGTGTTGAAAAGATTGAAGTTGTACGCTACGGTAAAGTCCGCCGTGCTAAACTTTACTACTTGCGTGCTTTGCAAGGTAAAGCTGCACGTATCAAAGAAATCCGTAAATAA
- a CDS encoding DUF3042 family protein has protein sequence MAKKHSFAKGVATGVIGTAATVAGAVFAVKKTIIEPEEKKLAFIEENRKKAARRRVSR, from the coding sequence ATGGCTAAAAAACATTCATTCGCTAAAGGTGTCGCTACTGGCGTTATCGGAACTGCTGCTACTGTAGCAGGTGCTGTCTTCGCAGTTAAGAAAACCATTATCGAACCAGAAGAAAAGAAATTGGCTTTCATCGAAGAAAACCGTAAAAAAGCAGCTCGTCGTCGTGTAAGCCGCTAA
- the miaA gene encoding tRNA (adenosine(37)-N6)-dimethylallyltransferase MiaA, whose protein sequence is MKTKLIVVAGPTAVGKTALGIELAKRFNGEIISGDSQQVYRQLNIGTAKATPEEQAAAVHHLIDVRDVDETYSAYDFVAEAEAAITDIVSRGKLPIVVGGTGLYLQSLLEGYHLGGQVDQEQVLAYRSELEQLSDQELFEKIDRLGIEIKEINRRRAIRALELHRFSENLENTETTYDPFLIGLDDERSLIYDRINTRVDKMVEHGLLEEAKWLYDNYPDAQSARGIGYKELFPYFAGNQTLNEALEKLKQNTRRFAKRQLTWFRNRMTVKFYQISSPEYPENVVQDLELFLNEREGEKVGQS, encoded by the coding sequence ATGAAAACCAAACTTATTGTAGTAGCTGGTCCTACTGCTGTGGGAAAAACAGCGCTTGGAATTGAATTGGCCAAGCGTTTTAATGGCGAAATTATTTCAGGAGATAGCCAGCAGGTTTACCGACAATTGAATATAGGAACCGCCAAGGCCACTCCTGAAGAGCAAGCGGCAGCAGTGCACCATCTGATTGATGTTCGCGATGTTGATGAGACCTATTCAGCTTATGATTTTGTGGCAGAGGCAGAGGCTGCCATTACAGATATCGTTAGTCGTGGTAAGCTGCCTATTGTAGTAGGAGGAACAGGTCTCTATTTACAAAGTCTCCTAGAAGGGTATCACCTAGGGGGACAGGTAGATCAGGAGCAGGTTTTAGCCTATCGCTCGGAATTAGAGCAATTATCTGATCAGGAACTTTTTGAAAAAATTGATCGCTTAGGTATTGAGATTAAAGAGATTAACCGTCGTCGTGCTATTAGAGCACTTGAGCTTCATCGTTTTTCGGAGAATCTTGAAAATACTGAGACGACTTATGATCCCTTTCTTATCGGATTAGATGATGAACGTTCCTTAATCTATGACCGAATTAATACACGAGTAGACAAGATGGTTGAACATGGTCTCTTGGAAGAGGCTAAGTGGCTGTACGATAATTATCCTGATGCCCAATCAGCTCGTGGTATAGGCTACAAGGAGTTGTTTCCTTATTTTGCTGGAAACCAAACCTTGAACGAAGCCTTGGAAAAACTCAAGCAAAATACGCGTCGATTTGCTAAACGGCAATTAACCTGGTTCAGAAATCGAATGACTGTTAAGTTCTATCAGATTTCTAGTCCAGAATATCCTGAAAATGTCGTTCAAGATCTTGAATTATTTTTAAATGAAAGGGAAGGAGAAAAGGTAGGTCAATCTTAG
- a CDS encoding GAF domain-containing protein, with protein sequence MTNEEKKSAYELMLAQAKVLFANEDNALANFSNASALLNTTLPNSVFTGFYLMDNVKNELILGPFQGNVSCVRIALGKGVCGQSAAENRTLIVEDVTKYANYIACDSAARSEIVVPMVKDGKLVGVLDLDSHQVGDYNQVDQDYLEAFVKILLEKTELTFGMFEVN encoded by the coding sequence ATGACTAACGAAGAAAAAAAATCAGCCTATGAATTAATGCTAGCACAGGCTAAGGTGCTTTTTGCCAATGAAGACAATGCTTTGGCCAACTTTTCTAATGCCTCAGCTCTATTGAATACAACCCTGCCGAATTCTGTGTTTACAGGCTTCTACCTGATGGATAATGTTAAGAATGAGTTAATCCTTGGCCCTTTCCAAGGTAATGTTTCTTGTGTTCGAATTGCCCTAGGTAAGGGTGTTTGTGGTCAGTCTGCAGCAGAAAATAGAACTCTAATTGTCGAAGATGTCACCAAATACGCTAACTACATCGCTTGTGATTCCGCTGCTCGAAGTGAAATTGTTGTACCAATGGTCAAAGATGGCAAATTAGTTGGTGTTCTCGATTTGGATTCTCACCAAGTAGGAGACTATAACCAAGTAGACCAAGATTATCTTGAAGCATTTGTCAAAATTTTACTTGAGAAAACCGAGCTTACATTTGGAATGTTTGAGGTAAACTAA